The nucleotide window attttccccgattttgacatattgtaggtccaactttctatagccttatatacatcgttgcaatggactttgaaatatctatcattagatatccatattgtctctatcaatgacttagtaattcagatatagatcaaaaataggtaaaaaatcgaggttgtcacgGTTTTTCCTTACATCTCAGCcgtttgtgggccgatttcaagtagcaaccgagccggaggaattcccgatatattgatgtatgaatcgtgtatgtaaggtatttgggggctacggaaagttgatttcaacatacagacggacatggctatatcgatttcgcaatctataatgatccagaatatatattatttatagggtcgcaaatgaaaaatgtagaaatatcaaacggaatgacaaacatatatataaaaatgtatgtcaaaaacaagtaagaaagtataccctaccctaagtaaaagagcaaaaacatttttcttttaaaatttcaataatttatatttttgagtgattttcggaagagggccttatatgggggctatgaccaattatggaccgatcaccatgaaattaggtactgtgatttatgtctatatgaaagtttactatgttgaattttgtgagtataccaacatttttaagcgatttatgcacgttaaagtgattttcggaagcgggtctatatgggagctatgactaattatggaccgatcgtaacaaaatttggtgacatgaattttgtagatataaaacttatttggagcgcaatttgtggagatacatttataaattaaacatttatgatcgataaagtccaatttcggaaggacatttgggggctaggtgaaataatggaccaatttcagccagtttcaataggctgaaatataaaaaataatatgtacctttgatcgaaatatcttcaaaattgcgacctgtactctgcgcacaaggtttacatggacagccagccagccagccagccagccaaccagatggatggacggacatatttaatcgactcagaaagtgattctaagtcgattaaggtgggtgttagactaatatttttgggcgtaacAAACATccgcacaaacgcataataccctccccactatggtggtgtagggtataataaatttatcTGTGACTTAGGAGCCTAAACCACTGGACCCATCctgttgaaaattttactgtatGTTTCTCTCTATTtggaaggaacaataggatactttgaaaatttcaagtAGGCTGTGGCACTTCCCATAAAAAGCAAATAGTTAGTATGGAATATCTgctgaactataattgtgaaagtggCTAAATTTTTACTTCGGTATGGGCGGAATTGgaaaaatgggcgtggcacccaTACCAagttaatagttattttcaaatatctgcaaACTATAATTggcagtcttcaaactttatatgataGAATTTCTTTTCAGTGCATGTAGTTTAATTGAAAATGGCACAGATTGGAAGAGGGGGTGTGGACCCATCCATACAaggtaaatagttattttcgaatatctggtgaactataattgtagaAGTCTTTAAATTTTACCCAAATATCTCAATTATATTGTACATAGtttgctgaaaatgggcggtattgTATTAGAGGGCGTGGCACATCCCATACAATAGCAAtccttaatttcgaatatctgaaaaattataatctTAAAAGTATTTCAACTTTGTTCGAATAAATTTCTTATCGCTATCCAaattttggctgaaaatgggcggtattgtattagtgggcgtggcatctatcataaaaaataaatagttattttccaatATATCGACAACTATAATTGTTaatgtcttcaaactttatatgaatcaatttcgtatcactgcaagaagtttaaccaaaaaatgggaaggatcggTACAGGGTTAATAGTTAGAAATTCAATTAAAGACCTTTAAATTGCAACGTTTGCCAAGAAATCGCACATCTGATAGCCCTGATTGTAAAACTGacaaaataattgattaaatttaatatgaagCGACAAGACCAAAAATAAGATAAACTTACCGAAGTTTGctacaaattttcatacgagATAATATTTATTAGGCTGGTATTCTACGAACCACCCtagtaaatattttacatcTCACACTTCAATAATTACGTTTGCGCTTTCGAgattgatcttgcaaatgatgTCAAACCATAATAGAAAACTgccatttaaaaatgttcatctCAAGATAAGAATTATGAatgcaattatttatttattgattattACCATTAATAATTGCTATGATGTGGGGAGTCCCCACATTTAGCTTAATTACTATTCAATTTACAttctaaaattcaaattcaaatagcAAATATGATCGCCAGCTATTAAAATATTAGCAGTATttaaatgtgtgtgtttgtatattttgttttagatttttatgatcgaaaAAGTGATGTAAGCCCAGATAGTTAAATTATGCAAAACTTAATGAAACAAATTATAGCTGGAAAtcaagatttttgtttttttgcttaaactagaaaaaatatacaattccTAATCAAGAAGATTCTTATGGAATTCAGAAAAGTTAAAAGCATTAATAATCGTGAAGAAAACTAGAAGAACAAGTTTTGTTTTAgagtgaaataaattaaaagaacttggaaaaaaaatatggttagaatggtgaattatttaaaatgtgttagaaaaagtattgaaacaaaaataaataaatattcaaatctgTTGTCAATGGTTACTAGATGTAAATTTGTGTTTTACAaaagaaatgttaattttgtaaagtcattaaaatatattatttgcatattttaataatttagcatggaaatttttgaaaatgtgttACGAGTATTAAAATTTgatgttgaatttttaatatttgaggtCATTTCATATAACACTGATTTAATAAGACTTCCTTAACCTATTCTAGCCTTGACTTCTAGAATTTCTAATCTTTTTCCTATTTCAATAGGGTACTAGGCAATATTTGTTGAAATCATTTAACTCTGATTTAATGAGACTTCCTTAACCTGTTGTCTTAAATAGATTCTATAGCATTTACTAGGTTATTGGAGAATATTGGTTTGGATCtaagaaattcaaaatttatatgaTGTAAAATTTAAGTGAAAGTTTCTGTTTTAGCagaatttaaacaaatgtttgttttcgttatatttttgtttttattttgtttgtttgtcttaGTCTACAGTATTAACACTAATTTGTGGATATttctttttggcaaaatttgaTGGTGTATTATGAAATTTACCAGGATGAACCACCACCTTGACTCCAGCCACCAGAGCTGTGACCACCGTGACCACCACCGTAACCGCCACCATAACCGCCAGCAGAAGCACCGCCAGATTGATGGATGACTTTGAAAACCTTAACGGTGGAAGCACCACCGCCATAGCTGCCACCATGAGAGCCGCCATAGCTACCGCCATGAGAGCCACCATAGCTGCCACCATGACCGCCTTCATAACCACCACCATAGCTGCCACCATGACCGCCTTCATAACCGCCGCCATGACCGCCGCCATAACCGCCACCATAACCGCCAGCACCGGCATCGTTGACAATCTTTACGACAACAACTTTTTGGGCAGCACCGCCGCCATAGCTGCCACCGCCGCTGCTGTAGCCGCCAGAATGACCACCGGAGTAGCCACCACCGCTATAGCCGCCACCACTGTATCCACCGGAAGAGGCATGACCACCGGAGTAGCCACCACCACCGCCGCCGCCGCCACCACCACCTCCGAGCAAACTAAGTTTAGCCTGGAGTAATCCACCAAGACCGCCACCGCTGCCGCCACCTCCCAACAAAGAGCCCAAAGAGCGCTTCTGAACATTGTGAGCTTGACCGCAAGCGACCAAAGCGGCCAAAACCATTAATAAACTGACGAAGGGCTTCATAATCCACAAAATAGTAATCCAATGATAGAAACGGCGAAGcgttaactaattttaaaactcaacaagaacagCCATTTatacgaaaatttttgaaaaccatCAAAAACTAAACACATTAAcgcataattaataataataaaaaaacgaaacTTCTTAAAACACATAACATAATTTCAAACCTATGCTAGAACCCTCTCTCTATAAAACTCCCTTAGCAGCAGATAACAGAAAGAGACAAACATATCAAAATCATCAAATGAAATCTAGCAAAAATCtctaaaattatgataaaaagaGTTTTCAGCATCGTCTTCGataatttgcataaaaataacCCAGTTTCTTaacagaaatatataaaaaaaagatcaACAAAAATCAAAAGATTTTCAAACATAAAACTAGTCATTTAGGCGTCTTATTCATTTTAATTTCTCTAATCAGTCGTGTGTGCAagaattttaaacttaaacttcAGATATGTATATGGGCAAAACGGTTTAAAAAACCTGAACCGGTCTTTTGTTGTAagtaaacaaaagaatttttggtttaagtttgttaaataaaataaatattaaatctttttttttatttaaacacatGTCCATTAGTTTGGAACAGTGTTGctagtttagcctttttgaggctagatttagcctttttatttacactttagcctcgaaattttggttttagcttcgtggctttttgctagcctttttttaatttcaaaatagccttttttaaaattaaaaaaggcggaaaaatttcgagactaaagagtaaataaaaaggctgaatttatatttgtaagccattttcattttaatttattactgtttttcatttatctatctcaagaattgtgcagtattaaaagaacaaataacaattaccaatatcaagtgcttcaaaatgaaatagagtattttatatctgaaagctaaaATATCTAGCAAATTCGCTTTCAAGGTATTTGATTCATTATCGTATCCAATTGAAAATAATActgcaaattaaattaatttcaattaattgcaacaaagattaccatatcaAAACTCTtctcaaaatcgattttttatacgtTGATAATACACTTGaaatagtaaaaccaaaaaaatatattatgtcatattgatagtgaaaaattaaactgCTAATGAAATTACGAAGATTAAggcagaatattttaaaatataaagggacaaatatagaactaacaatgtccattttctgataGGGTTAAGTAATGCCgatgaatttttttaacatattttataattttttatttaaaaataaatgtaaatctaaattttttatttataataatttagctttttttggctttttttaaaagcggtttagctttttctggcatTTTTTTGAGgtcaatatagcttctttttttgacagctcctggcaacactggtttgGAATACTATAATGTGagtgaataaagaaaaattcacataaaatgtgagtttgaaaatgaaaacacaatgATAGCGTTAAGCTACAAGACACGACTCAATGATCCTTCAGGATcatgttgaattattgtttgattATTTCATGTTCACAATCGTAATTTTATACTGTTGAATCATATTTATTCATTGAGATGTGAACCACAGTTTTCATTTTCCTGAGCTAAAGTTTCTGCTCTTTAAATTATCTAccatattttttgattatcatCATTTTTTATCCGTGTCTGATTAAAGTCTAGCTCGAAGCCAATGAAAAATAATGTTGTTATCTTCTAATGTGCCGATACTATCaaagctgattatttttttcacatgcTGAAAGAGACATCCCTGAAAATGTTAGGATTATAAGTAGTGTTTGCATGTGATCCACTTCAGTTGGTATATATAtaatgcactgtggttccaaattcAAATCTAACTGGACAATATTATTTGGTGTCGGTTTTATGTGGATTTGTCAAGCAGTTATGGCCTATAAGTCCTATTTGTATGGTGGCTACGTGAAATCATGATCCGATTTTTATCAGTTTCAATATGCTTTGACTTCAACCGCCTTTGCACTTTAATCCAATGGACGTGGCACTACCCGcttgacttaaattttttaccgAACACTTAAAAACTCATTATTATCATATGTACGAAATTTGAAAGGTATAGCTGTTTCCTGTGATTTATTGTCTCAAAAACTCGTGAATCGgtcagcttttttttaaaatatagggtGTATTGTATGaatgaacccgaattttttttggtaGTTAGACATAATAGtaatataatatacaaaatatttcagtgcaatatcaattatagatccaaaaattaacgattttcaattaaaaaattaaaattttttattaataaatctttctttaagaatatataataatttaatatttttctataagatatctttacgaagaacattttgatataaaaacatgtcctaattattgaatatgtcgcccctacgtccttcggaattttaccttttttttttttgggccagatgttctaaaatcccaaagctgggatcagaaaatggaaagcagctttggaaacctttttttaacgctttattgatttattgaatctgtctgttatcgaccttacaataagtatttaaatcttataactaaaattaaaactatttgctcttcaacaAGAGAGCCTTCTTGGTTAACTgacactcatcttagcggggtggtagatctgctctacggagcctggatcgggtttggatctgcacaagttgtcttgcaagcgtattgggatggtttcgcagctttacaatatatttctcatgGACTTTCTTggactcttcctttaccaatgtcacttctaagtctctgtagatgttttcatttcttatgaaccatggtgctcccgtcctaagaattttagattgggccttctgtataagatcaatactggtgttgctagccattccctataattgaattccatatgtccaaattggttttaaatacAGGATATATACAGGaaatattcaaggcttaattttgattggtcactgattaaccaatgaaagctagaggcttttaacttcatgtgaagtctcttggtttctatgtgtcggcgccaagtaagccgtctatctagatgaataccaaggtaggtgacatagTCAGACTGCATTGTTGAGTGTGATAGGTGAGCAATTTCCCCTCCTaagagcgaacgtaacatgtttaattttcagctcatttaactttattcgccagtttttgaatcatgactccacacgtacgagataattctgtagttgactagatgccttatgtgttccctatttatcctcaAAGTATTTtaccagccccgaaggaaatttcaaatgcctataactcggaaataataagagataaatagcaaaatctagccgagcgctttcaaaaaatataaacatctttgaaatcggaaagaatgtaccctactttgagcaccCATAGCGTCACccttggagcatttgtagggctcattttaataacttaaactcgaatactctgCCCCACTGTActgtggtatagaaaaaaagagggaaataattCTGTAACTTCTGAACCGTTAGTccagtttaaatgaaatttaacacgcgctaagaggaagtgttgtcgagtttaagttttaaatttggatttcatgggcccaccagggggtGGCctggggtccccaaagtagaaCACCTTCGATTGtattccaatttaaaaaaaatacatatgtagattCTCCTTGTCAAGCACTacaatttttacccaccctactttAGTTTCTTGATAacagcggttccaaatatttctcaattttctcttggattaacaacaaatgtaaatgtcaaataaaaaaataattgttaaaaattcatGACTAAGTGCAAAGTTATGtatatgcatttaaaattaaaaaattaaaaaaacaaatttttcgctatttttgttttgtaaaaaaaaattttttttctatttaaattatctaaaaagtttttttctatttaaattatctaaaaagtTTCTAAGAAGATTTATAaggaatttgtactttttaaaaagctaactttacataaaatatttaaatgaaaaaaaaataaaaattttaataccaaaaaaactccaatttttatgtaaaattcaacttcagggaaaaatttctcaaatcgcatagtcgatatcaaaatataataactcaCTTTAGATGGCCCCATGAATATGTtatcaattattttgtaaagattttaagttttccctaattaaccAATTCTCCTAGCGAAAAACCATTAGCTTTCGAATAAAACGACCACTGTGCAATCTATATTGTCTATCATTAAAAAGTCCATTAGATTCAAACTAATAATTGTTCGAAATGATATCCATAACGTTCGAGGGCGCACAACAAATTCCGATTGAGTGGTCAGTGTTGGAGGGTTTGCGTTTCTACTTCATTCTTTTGTATATCAATGTGTTATAGATAAATAAATCTTGTTGTCTAGAAGGCGATTGACAGATCACTAATAAGTAAGCTGCTTCTGAGTATGCCTTGGTGTTAAAGGAATACATGGAGCGCAAAAGTTAGCTCTAATTGTTACTTTATCTTTTCTTGTACGATCTTGTTGCAACGGTACTATagatttttaaagcatttgaatttgcattataattattattgtcTCTTTCACCCAAACACattatcaaacattttaaaggcagtttggctatatttttaaaaggttGCATTGCTTTTCTAATGATTTAGGTTAATaattggtagaaagatttacaTAGGcgttgaaattatttttgtattaacattatttcaatatttattggtGTTTAAGTAAATACCTGATGGATGAATACCGTTTATGAAGACGTACTTAGCAATATGAATCGATCCTCACATAGTCGGGGGATCGGTTAAAATTTTCCTATGATCTAACGAGCAGTTACTTAAAAAGGCTATCTCGAAAATGATGCATAATTTATTTGTCACCAACCACCCATTTAAGTCTATCGTCTTAATTGTGTTTTTCAATCTCTATTTgtttactaaatattaattattcatTATATGTACCACAATGAATCTCatatcattaaatatttggcatctgttaaatttgaattttaaatcagaaaacgttTTCTATTGTATTTCGGCGGTATTATTTGTGTTTACACATACATATCTTTTCTATATATCTGTATTAGtggtaaaaattatttattgattaattgatcttgtatgtttttttgtctcaacttattttgtttagcgtcttttattataactctttatttctgtatgattttgaatttctaaacatcatcataatttgttgtttaTCTATCATTTCGTGGTTTGCTTCGATATTCATTGTTATTAAATAATGGAAGCAGGaagtttagttttataaatatcGGAAGCTAAGCATGCTCTGTGAGAGAGTATCATATGTGTGATCTATAGTTGTTTGCAGGtgtagtttttttgttgaaGTCATTTGCTGGCTATTAAATGGGTTTGTAGGTTTTCAAGTAAATCTCATTGAACAACTGATGTTTTAACACATTAGTTCCAATTAACGGTTGATAgtacaatatttatattgatgTTTCCTTAATTTGTATTAAGTTTGAGGTTTCTTatgttcttttttaataaattaaattaaattataaacatttaaatatgttattttggttatagtttttaataattgtggTAGTTTAAGTTTGGTATTTATAGAATGATAAGTATTAATAGAAATACTTCGAAATTTGTGTTTTACCTTGTATAAGTAGAATGTTTAAATTATGTTTTGGTATTTTCCTAATAACTAACATAgattttgaattgtttaaatCACAAGTTAATAGATTAAATTAGAATTGCTTGtattaattacaaatttaaactgTGACTAAGTTTAAAATtcatagaaatttgtttataattaccACAAGACAAAGCGACACACAAATGGATGTTATAAACAAGTGATCTgattaaaagacaataaataaacataaaaactgTAAAAGAGGATCTAACGAAAATGCAATCTATAAAAATGCTGTTCCCAGCTGTAAATTTGTGTCAATTGTTTATACGCACTGCAATGCCAAAAAAGTTGGAGGACCAAGAAGGAGGCATTACACCATGAAGATAGTTGTCaagctcaacaagagcttgcaaaattatagGGAGCTACTcagtcagcaatttcaaaatgcatccaaaagctgggaaattggctACCAAACGATTTGAAGCTGAGAAAccttgaattttgtatgttcgaaatgatgctttaatgcaaaaaaaaaaaaaaacgataacAATTACGAGCGATGAGAAAtggatccattgcgataacccgaaATGTAGGAGGTCGTATTTGAAGCCCTTCCAATTAGTCGAATAGACACCAATGCtaaatccatggcgctaaggtaatgtgtTGTATTCTGAGCTggtgaaatctggccagactatcacagggaaccgGTATCGAACACAACAGGTTCGATTGAAGCGAGAATTGACcgaaaacacccagaatatgctgccagacatgaaaccgtaatattccatcatgacaaagctAGTCCACATATTACAATACCTATTAAAagctatttagaaagaagtggttgggaagttttgcctctccgctttatagtctagagccatggtaggcgttcatattgttcaggttacgatgattttcgtcaaacaacccgaatgtgaacaaaagagcgtaatagagcgtaaaaatacacacaattcattcagtttcttgatgttttattttttacccaaaagagcacacaaattaaatgcctctttttgcctaccaatggtctagaccatgccccgtccgactactatttgttgcgATCGATATAATATGCTCTCTTAAATCGCCTCAAAAGATAAGtcgttcttttggctcggaatccatatgttgccagaaagattggaaaaattcatagctaataatgggcaatactttgaataaatttatattgaacaaatgtttcaaaacaagAGCTATAGTAACGCGACATTTTTTGTGTTAGTTCCATTTAACTAGGGTGGGAATATTATACGACGATGGGTCAAAAAGTTCgtgcctttttgaatgaaacacaggtttttggataaaaaattattttatttttcaacatagtctgcTTTGGGCTCTATGCACTTTCTACAATATTTCtcaaactttgttt belongs to Calliphora vicina chromosome 4, idCalVici1.1, whole genome shotgun sequence and includes:
- the LOC135958376 gene encoding keratin, type I cytoskeletal 9-like, translating into MKPFVSLLMVLAALVACGQAHNVQKRSLGSLLGGGGSGGGLGGLLQAKLSLLGGGGGGGGGGGGYSGGHASSGGYSGGGYSGGGYSGGHSGGYSSGGGSYGGGAAQKVVVVKIVNDAGAGGYGGGYGGGHGGGYEGGHGGSYGGGYEGGHGGSYGGSHGGSYGGSHGGSYGGGASTVKVFKVIHQSGGASAGGYGGGYGGGHGGHSSGGWSQGGGSSW